From Candidatus Binatia bacterium, the proteins below share one genomic window:
- a CDS encoding PEP-CTERM sorting domain-containing protein (PEP-CTERM proteins occur, often in large numbers, in the proteomes of bacteria that also encode an exosortase, a predicted intramembrane cysteine proteinase. The presence of a PEP-CTERM domain at a protein's C-terminus predicts cleavage within the sorting domain, followed by covalent anchoring to some some component of the (usually Gram-negative) cell surface. Many PEP-CTERM proteins exhibit an unusual sequence composition that includes large numbers of potential glycosylation sites. Expression of one such protein has been shown restore the ability of a bacterium to form floc, a type of biofilm.), with product MRLLIAFGAAALLLGASAALAFPPIDLTTSGTTYASADGTIWTQLVNSPTGTGVYSPFERLQANGVEEGMNTSGDAHVTYDDVAGTWTHAIQLNQLATVTVGSTSYYSFSLDINEANGGGKQFLSLDELRLYTLAGNGSLTSTADVVSAGGVLRYNLDGTTDQTVYMDYSLAAGSGHDDIQVLIPTSYFAGASSTDYLYFYNKMGATTGMEADFTSDAGFEEWHGLLGTTNPPPTNLPEPSGVVLIGTGILGILATRQRRK from the coding sequence ATGCGTCTATTGATTGCGTTCGGCGCCGCGGCGTTGCTTCTCGGCGCGTCGGCAGCCCTGGCCTTCCCACCCATCGATCTCACGACATCCGGGACCACGTACGCCTCGGCCGACGGGACCATCTGGACACAGCTGGTCAATTCGCCGACGGGAACGGGGGTGTACAGCCCGTTCGAGCGGCTCCAGGCCAACGGCGTGGAAGAGGGGATGAATACCTCTGGCGACGCGCATGTGACGTACGATGACGTCGCCGGCACGTGGACCCATGCCATTCAGCTGAACCAGCTCGCCACCGTGACCGTCGGCTCGACGAGCTACTATTCGTTCTCGCTCGACATCAATGAGGCGAACGGCGGCGGCAAGCAGTTCCTCTCACTCGATGAACTGCGGCTCTACACGCTGGCGGGCAACGGCTCCCTGACGTCGACCGCCGACGTCGTGAGCGCGGGCGGCGTCCTCCGCTACAACCTCGACGGCACGACGGACCAGACCGTGTACATGGACTACAGCCTGGCCGCCGGCAGCGGACACGACGACATCCAGGTCCTGATCCCGACGAGCTACTTCGCCGGCGCTTCGAGCACGGACTATCTCTACTTCTATAACAAGATGGGCGCGACGACGGGCATGGAAGCGGACTTCACGTCGGACGCGGGCTTCGAGGAATGGCACGGCCTGTTGGGCACGACCAATCCCCCTCCCACGAACCTCCCCGAGCCCAGCGGCGTCGTGCTGATCGGAACGGGGATCTTGGGAATCCTGGCGACAAGGCAGCGGAGAAAGTAG
- a CDS encoding PQQ-dependent sugar dehydrogenase, with protein sequence MKMRLLSFAIGLLASASYAAPVPTGPPNIPSNRPAFPEQARAPEVHTRTPFQVTEIASGLRLPWAVAFLPDGRFLVTEKHVGHLVVVTPSGQKSKPVAGLPRVDGRDQGGLLDVVLAPDFRTSRMIYWSYYEPRRGGNGLAVARAKLDLATLRVAGVQVIFRMQPTLESTMHAGGRIVLAPDGTIFVTLGERSILPGRRQAQNLGSDLGKIVRIRPDGSVPPDNPFARRQGARPEIWTSGHRNVLGAALDGTNRLWVVEMGPRGGDELNLIQRGKDYGWPMIGYGEEYSGEPIHKATQAPGMEQPVYYWDPVIAPSSLTIGSGRLFPEWRGNFLIGGLASEALVRLVVRDDRVVGEERLLTDRHERIRDVAQGPDGAIYLLTDDENGRLLRLAPR encoded by the coding sequence ATGAAAATGCGCCTCCTGTCCTTCGCCATAGGCCTCTTGGCCTCGGCCTCCTACGCCGCGCCGGTGCCGACGGGACCTCCCAACATTCCATCGAACCGGCCCGCATTCCCGGAGCAGGCGCGCGCGCCCGAGGTGCACACGCGCACGCCGTTCCAGGTGACGGAGATCGCTTCCGGGCTCCGGCTGCCATGGGCGGTGGCGTTCCTTCCCGACGGGCGCTTCCTCGTCACCGAGAAGCACGTGGGGCATCTGGTGGTCGTCACGCCGAGCGGTCAGAAGTCGAAGCCGGTCGCGGGTCTGCCGCGGGTGGATGGACGCGATCAGGGGGGCCTGCTCGACGTCGTTCTGGCGCCCGACTTCCGGACCAGCCGAATGATCTACTGGTCCTATTACGAGCCGCGCCGCGGCGGGAACGGACTCGCCGTCGCCCGCGCGAAGCTGGACCTCGCGACGCTGCGGGTCGCCGGCGTCCAGGTCATCTTCCGGATGCAGCCGACGCTGGAATCGACGATGCACGCCGGAGGGCGCATCGTCCTCGCCCCGGACGGCACGATCTTCGTGACGCTGGGCGAACGTTCGATTCTCCCGGGGCGCCGGCAGGCACAGAATCTCGGCAGCGACCTGGGGAAGATCGTGCGGATCCGTCCGGACGGCTCGGTGCCGCCAGACAATCCCTTCGCGCGGCGCCAAGGCGCGCGCCCGGAGATCTGGACGTCAGGGCACCGCAACGTTCTCGGAGCCGCGCTGGACGGAACGAACCGCCTCTGGGTGGTCGAGATGGGACCGCGCGGAGGCGACGAGTTGAACCTCATCCAACGCGGCAAGGACTACGGCTGGCCCATGATCGGCTACGGGGAGGAGTACTCGGGCGAGCCGATCCACAAGGCCACGCAGGCGCCGGGCATGGAGCAGCCCGTCTACTACTGGGATCCGGTCATCGCGCCGTCCAGCCTGACGATCGGCTCGGGCCGCCTGTTCCCCGAATGGCGCGGGAATTTTCTGATCGGCGGGCTTGCGAGCGAGGCCCTGGTCCGCCTGGTGGTTCGCGACGACCGTGTGGTGGGCGAGGAGCGGCTCCTCACCGACAGGCACGAGCGCATCCGGGACGTGGCGCAGGGACCCGACGGCGCGATCTACCTCCTCACCGACGATGAGAATGGCCGCCTGCTCCGCTTGGCACCACGGTAG
- a CDS encoding prolyl oligopeptidase family serine peptidase yields MKRLALVVGLAALTMPHAARADSAGPPVARRSLVVDTTFGIRLEDPYRWMEEPDRPEFRTWLLEQGDYSRKRLDAIPGRAALARRLKELSFETSGPGSVERRGSKIFYLRVDSGSSLAKLVVSFANGAERVLVDPERVRGSDSVHVSIDNYSVSWDGALVAYNLAEGGSEVTRVHVIETATGSEKPDVVEHIWGQFPVVWLPDGSGFFYTQMADAGFRDPKVDPILGMRVRRHLLGTPAKQDPVFIAPDSASTLTIEPREFPIIDVPIGTRYAIAYCVGAHPEVRMYVAPLESVVPGKIPWQRVCEYEDRIGNFAPDTASLYLLSHKDAPNGRILRVSVDDPKLASAEEVVPQSERILTDMAVTPDGLYTLQTEAGVDHVYRIARGQKNAREIPLPLAGAAKGLDGALDEEGILFSLTGWTTPERYYRYLPSEGRVRDTGMGVRSPVDFSHIVAERVEVKSFDGTMVPLTILRRATARRDAGHPTLLSGYGAYGTSIRPGFSASRMAWLERGGILAYAHVRGGGEKGEAWHQAGRGANKKNAVGDFIACAEYLIAKRYTSPSHLAATGSSGGGPLVGGAIVRRPDLFAAAVLYNTVLNTVRFLHGTNGANQIPEMGSPNDEAGFRALVAMDPTLAVRKGTRYPAVLACVGLNDRRVSMWHSGKFVARLQASGTRDPVFLRVEPEAGHGVGTTRDQGVALLADTYSFLLWQFGDRTFAPSP; encoded by the coding sequence GTGAAGCGCCTGGCTCTCGTGGTCGGTCTCGCCGCTCTCACCATGCCGCACGCGGCTCGAGCGGATTCCGCAGGGCCTCCGGTGGCGCGCCGCTCACTCGTCGTGGACACCACGTTCGGCATCCGGCTGGAAGATCCCTACCGCTGGATGGAGGAGCCGGACCGTCCCGAGTTCCGAACGTGGCTCCTCGAGCAGGGCGACTACAGCCGAAAGCGCCTGGATGCGATCCCGGGTCGCGCGGCCCTGGCCCGTCGCCTCAAAGAGCTCTCGTTCGAAACCTCCGGTCCCGGCTCGGTCGAGCGCCGCGGATCGAAGATCTTCTACCTTCGCGTGGACTCGGGGAGCTCGCTCGCGAAGCTGGTGGTGAGCTTCGCCAACGGAGCTGAACGGGTGCTCGTGGATCCGGAGCGCGTCCGCGGGTCCGATTCCGTGCACGTCTCCATCGACAACTACTCCGTCTCGTGGGACGGCGCCCTGGTCGCCTACAACCTGGCCGAAGGCGGCAGCGAGGTCACGCGCGTTCACGTGATCGAAACCGCGACCGGTTCGGAGAAGCCCGACGTGGTGGAGCACATCTGGGGGCAGTTCCCGGTCGTGTGGCTGCCGGACGGGAGCGGATTCTTCTACACGCAGATGGCCGACGCGGGATTCCGCGATCCCAAGGTGGATCCGATCCTCGGGATGCGCGTACGCCGGCATCTTCTGGGCACCCCGGCGAAGCAGGATCCCGTCTTCATCGCACCGGACTCGGCCTCGACCCTCACCATCGAGCCGCGCGAATTCCCGATCATCGACGTTCCGATCGGTACCCGCTACGCGATCGCCTACTGCGTCGGGGCCCATCCCGAAGTCCGCATGTATGTCGCGCCCCTCGAGTCGGTCGTGCCGGGGAAGATCCCGTGGCAACGCGTCTGCGAGTACGAGGACCGCATCGGCAACTTCGCGCCGGACACGGCCTCGCTCTACCTGCTTTCGCACAAGGACGCGCCGAACGGCCGCATCCTCCGCGTTTCGGTCGACGATCCGAAGCTGGCCTCGGCCGAGGAGGTCGTGCCCCAGTCGGAACGCATCCTCACCGACATGGCGGTCACGCCGGACGGCCTCTACACGCTGCAGACCGAGGCCGGCGTGGATCACGTCTACCGGATCGCGCGGGGACAGAAGAACGCGAGGGAGATTCCGCTCCCGCTCGCCGGCGCCGCCAAGGGACTCGACGGCGCGCTCGACGAAGAGGGGATTCTCTTCTCGCTGACGGGCTGGACCACCCCGGAGCGGTACTACCGATACCTTCCGAGCGAAGGACGCGTCCGGGACACGGGAATGGGCGTCCGCAGTCCCGTCGATTTCTCGCACATCGTCGCGGAACGGGTTGAAGTGAAGAGCTTCGACGGCACGATGGTGCCGCTCACCATTCTGCGGCGCGCCACGGCCCGGCGCGACGCGGGTCATCCGACCCTCCTCAGCGGTTACGGCGCCTATGGAACCTCGATCCGTCCCGGGTTCAGCGCTTCGCGCATGGCGTGGCTCGAGCGCGGCGGCATCCTCGCCTACGCCCACGTGCGGGGCGGTGGGGAGAAGGGAGAGGCCTGGCACCAGGCGGGGCGCGGAGCAAACAAGAAGAACGCGGTGGGCGACTTCATCGCGTGCGCCGAGTACTTGATCGCCAAACGCTACACCTCGCCCTCGCATCTCGCGGCCACCGGAAGCAGCGGCGGAGGGCCCCTGGTGGGCGGCGCGATCGTTCGGCGGCCAGACCTGTTTGCCGCCGCCGTGCTCTACAACACCGTCCTGAACACCGTGCGCTTCCTGCACGGAACGAACGGAGCGAATCAGATTCCCGAGATGGGCTCGCCGAACGACGAGGCCGGGTTCCGCGCGCTCGTCGCGATGGATCCCACGCTGGCCGTTCGGAAGGGAACTCGGTATCCCGCGGTGCTCGCGTGCGTGGGACTGAACGACCGTCGCGTTTCGATGTGGCACTCGGGGAAGTTCGTGGCGCGGCTACAGGCCTCGGGCACCCGGGATCCCGTGTTCCTGCGCGTGGAGCCCGAAGCGGGGCACGGCGTGGGGACGACCCGCGATCAGGGCGTCGCGCTCCTGGCCGACACCTACTCGTTCCTGTTGTGGCAGTTCGGAGATCGGACGTTCGCCCCGTCTCCGTGA
- a CDS encoding nuclear transport factor 2 family protein, with protein sequence MILFAVTAAAPAAAQVAVTANPNHEQMLADPDARLAANKRLVYDFWREVFEAGHMDLADKYMAESYIQHNPNVATGRAAFVEFFSKVTKPTPIQPSVKAPLVAIVADGDFVVLSFVSRRKDPKDPSKSYTTTWFDMFRVEKGKIAEHWDPDTKE encoded by the coding sequence ATGATCCTGTTCGCCGTGACGGCCGCGGCTCCGGCAGCGGCTCAGGTCGCGGTCACCGCGAATCCGAACCACGAGCAGATGCTGGCCGATCCCGACGCTCGCCTGGCAGCCAACAAGCGGCTCGTCTACGACTTCTGGCGGGAGGTATTCGAGGCCGGCCACATGGACCTTGCCGACAAGTACATGGCCGAATCCTACATCCAGCACAACCCCAACGTGGCCACCGGGCGCGCCGCGTTCGTCGAGTTCTTCTCGAAGGTGACCAAGCCCACGCCGATCCAACCGAGCGTGAAGGCGCCCCTCGTCGCGATCGTCGCCGACGGCGATTTCGTCGTGCTCAGCTTCGTGAGCCGGCGAAAGGACCCCAAGGATCCCTCGAAGAGCTACACCACCACCTGGTTCGACATGTTCCGCGTCGAGAAGGGCAAGATCGCGGAGCATTGGGATCCGGACACGAAGGAATAG
- a CDS encoding ATP-binding protein: MRKTVISSSEPDHSVQFYEDDAFLCQEVGRFLGAGLDRGEAVIVIAGERHRRGVAAALDASGYLLGEARESGQFLELDAEETLERFMSGSLRYGMPDADSFDRVVGGLIEGRCGDARYSGLRAFGEMVDLLTERGNAPATLKLEELWNGLRRTHPFRLFCGYSMTNFRKAEDTESFRRICSLHEHVLPTESYDDRWSLDQQRLGITDLQQRSGALEAEIAERKKLERALREEQARLQEANRRKDEFIALLSHELRNPLAPILTSLDLMDVRGDVSSRREREIIRRQARHLATLVEDLLDVSRVASGKISLQKQVMEFAAIADAALEMAGPLFQDRCQVLELEVPGKGLLLEADPVRLPQVVANLLANASKFTPARGRISLRAVRNKAEIVVTVEDDGIGIAPEDLDDIFTPFIQARQGIDRSEGGLGLGLTLVRSLTELHGGSATAASEGTGKGSRFTLRLPAARSEPALRGRAARKGTRPEEPDAKAAAGRRLAMHANGHGHGRRVLVVDDNRDAAASLAALLEELGFAVRTAHDGEEAMVAAASFPPDAAIVDIGLPAMDGYTLATRLRRVRDGAPLLLIALTGYGQAADRAKSVLAGFDKHLVKPVGAEVLGAVLGRAVIDDPSVR, encoded by the coding sequence ATGAGAAAAACTGTAATCTCTTCCAGCGAACCCGACCATTCGGTCCAGTTTTACGAGGACGACGCCTTCCTGTGCCAGGAGGTGGGACGCTTCCTGGGGGCCGGCCTGGACAGGGGCGAGGCGGTCATCGTTATCGCCGGCGAGCGCCATCGGAGGGGCGTCGCCGCGGCCCTCGACGCCTCGGGATACCTCCTGGGCGAGGCCCGCGAGAGCGGGCAATTCCTGGAGCTGGACGCCGAGGAGACGCTCGAACGCTTCATGAGCGGCAGCCTTCGCTACGGCATGCCCGACGCCGATTCGTTCGACCGCGTCGTGGGGGGACTCATCGAAGGTCGCTGCGGGGACGCGAGGTACAGCGGCCTTCGAGCGTTCGGCGAGATGGTGGATCTCCTGACCGAACGGGGAAACGCTCCCGCCACGCTGAAGCTCGAAGAGCTCTGGAACGGCCTCCGCCGCACGCACCCCTTCCGACTCTTCTGCGGCTACTCGATGACCAACTTCCGGAAAGCGGAAGACACCGAGAGCTTCCGTCGGATCTGCTCGCTGCACGAGCACGTCCTTCCGACGGAGAGCTACGACGACCGGTGGTCGCTCGATCAGCAGCGGCTGGGCATCACCGACCTGCAGCAGCGCTCCGGCGCCCTCGAGGCGGAGATCGCCGAACGCAAGAAGCTGGAGCGCGCCCTGCGCGAGGAGCAGGCCCGCCTTCAAGAGGCAAACCGCCGCAAGGACGAGTTCATTGCCTTGCTGAGCCATGAGCTCCGGAATCCCTTGGCTCCGATCCTGACCTCGCTCGACCTGATGGACGTGCGCGGGGATGTTTCCTCCAGGCGCGAGCGCGAGATCATCCGCCGCCAGGCCCGCCACCTGGCCACTCTGGTCGAAGACCTTCTCGACGTCTCGCGCGTAGCGAGCGGAAAGATCTCCCTCCAGAAGCAGGTCATGGAGTTCGCGGCGATCGCCGACGCGGCTCTCGAGATGGCGGGGCCCCTGTTCCAGGATCGCTGCCAGGTGCTCGAGCTGGAAGTGCCCGGCAAGGGCCTCCTTCTCGAGGCCGATCCCGTCCGCCTGCCGCAGGTCGTGGCGAATCTCCTGGCCAACGCGTCCAAGTTCACGCCCGCGCGCGGGCGGATTTCCCTGCGCGCGGTCCGCAACAAGGCGGAGATCGTCGTGACGGTCGAGGACGACGGCATCGGGATCGCCCCCGAGGATCTCGATGACATCTTCACTCCATTCATCCAGGCACGCCAGGGGATCGACCGCTCCGAGGGCGGGCTGGGCCTGGGCCTGACGCTGGTCCGCAGCCTGACCGAGCTCCACGGCGGCTCGGCGACGGCTGCCAGCGAGGGCACGGGGAAGGGAAGTCGGTTCACGCTCCGGCTGCCCGCGGCCCGGAGCGAGCCGGCTCTTCGTGGTCGCGCTGCACGGAAGGGGACGCGACCGGAGGAGCCCGATGCCAAGGCCGCCGCGGGGCGGCGGCTCGCGATGCACGCGAATGGCCATGGCCACGGCCGGCGCGTGCTGGTCGTCGACGACAACCGTGATGCCGCCGCCTCCCTGGCGGCGCTGCTGGAGGAGTTGGGCTTCGCGGTCCGCACCGCGCACGACGGGGAAGAAGCGATGGTCGCGGCCGCTTCGTTTCCGCCGGACGCGGCGATCGTGGACATCGGGCTTCCCGCCATGGACGGCTACACCCTCGCCACGCGCCTCCGTCGCGTGCGCGACGGAGCGCCGCTACTCCTCATCGCGCTCACGGGGTACGGCCAGGCGGCCGACCGCGCGAAGTCGGTTCTGGCCGGCTTCGACAAGCACCTGGTGAAGCCGGTCGGCGCCGAGGTTCTTGGGGCGGTTCTCGGCCGCGCGGTCATCGACGATCCCTCCGTACGCTGA
- a CDS encoding autorepressor SdpR family transcription factor, whose product MSIDEVFRALSDPTRREILRLLRNRDMTAGEIAEQFALAKSTLSGHFNVLKHAGLVVSERSGTSIVYSLNLAAYEEALAGVMSLLGVGRKEKRA is encoded by the coding sequence ATGAGCATCGACGAAGTCTTCCGTGCCTTGAGCGATCCGACGCGTCGCGAGATCCTCCGTCTTCTCCGAAATCGGGACATGACGGCGGGGGAGATCGCCGAACAGTTCGCGCTCGCGAAGTCGACGCTGTCGGGGCACTTCAACGTCCTGAAGCATGCCGGACTGGTCGTATCCGAGAGGTCCGGGACCTCCATCGTCTATAGCCTGAACCTCGCCGCCTACGAAGAGGCCCTCGCGGGCGTGATGTCGCTCCTGGGCGTGGGCCGAAAGGAGAAGCGCGCGTGA
- a CDS encoding SdpI family protein has translation MKPHWKTELPLLTLIAGMFVAAALIWPHAPARFPVHWGVDGEVNRYGGRFEGLLLLPLMAVVLYVLMLFLPRLDPGRLNYARFSGAYYTIRSLVIALLAILYAVMILAAKGAPVDMTRFVGLAIGAMFFVLGNVLGKIRPNWFVGVRTPWTLSSKRSWTRTHRLAGWVFVAGGVALMAAGIIRTPFAMETAFAILATGMVGAIVYSYLVWKSDPDRVPPAGTLPGNDEPGAEGIRPER, from the coding sequence GTGAAACCGCACTGGAAGACAGAGCTGCCGCTGCTCACCCTGATCGCCGGGATGTTCGTGGCCGCGGCCTTGATTTGGCCCCACGCCCCCGCACGCTTCCCGGTGCACTGGGGTGTGGACGGGGAAGTGAACCGCTATGGTGGCCGGTTCGAGGGCCTCCTGCTCCTCCCGCTCATGGCGGTCGTTCTGTACGTGCTCATGCTGTTCCTGCCTCGGCTGGACCCGGGGCGGCTCAACTACGCCCGCTTCTCGGGCGCGTACTACACGATCCGGTCTCTGGTGATCGCCCTCCTGGCGATCCTCTACGCGGTCATGATCCTTGCGGCCAAGGGCGCCCCCGTGGACATGACCCGATTCGTGGGGCTGGCCATCGGCGCGATGTTCTTCGTCCTGGGAAACGTGCTCGGGAAGATCCGCCCCAACTGGTTCGTCGGGGTGCGCACCCCCTGGACCCTCTCCAGCAAGCGTTCGTGGACGCGCACGCACCGGCTCGCAGGCTGGGTCTTCGTGGCCGGTGGCGTCGCGCTCATGGCGGCCGGGATCATTCGTACGCCGTTCGCCATGGAGACCGCCTTCGCCATCCTGGCGACCGGCATGGTGGGCGCGATCGTGTACTCCTATCTCGTGTGGAAATCCGATCCCGACCGGGTGCCTCCGGCGGGTACGCTGCCCGGCAACGACGAGCCCGGAGCTGAGGGAATCCGCCCAGAGCGCTGA